The bacterium DNA window CTGACCGAGTCTCTTCCCCTTTTCGATTACTTCGCGTGAAGCAAGGTCGAATTCCTCTTGAGCGATCTTGCCGAGACGCAGTAACGTTTCACCCAGCCGGTCATGTTTCTGGTTTGAGTGCGCAAAGACCACCGCGCCATCCAAAAAATAAACGCTCTTCTTTACTTCATTGCGTGAGAGTCGCAGTATTCCACTCTTTTTGGCAAGGAAAAGATCAAGCAGAATTTCCGCCAGGTTGGTACTCTCGAGGTTGCCTTGCATGAGAAGAAAAACAAATATTTTTGCGTGGGCGGAGAATAGATCCGCGCTTCCTTTTGATTGTAAAGGAATCCATTGGAAAGAACAAGAATTTACAATGGCATAATTCCACAGGGATGAATTGATACTAATATCTACGCGTAGTGGCAGAGCATTTGCCGTTGTAGTGAACAGGTTCGCTACTTCGAAGAAGCGTGAGGCAGCACGAATAAATAGTCGGCGAGCAAATGCTCTGCAACCGGCGGATGAAGCAGAGCATTGTCTCGGTGAATGAGGATGTTGCAACACACAGACTTAGATGGCCCAACATGCTTAAGGCAGGGTTGCGGACAATGCTTTGCCACTACAAATTCATGATGAGAATCCAAAGCAAACGCTGGATTGAAATTTTGCCGCTGGTTGCAATTTTCTGGTGGTTTGGATGCGCAGGAAACGGCCAGGGGTTGGACGAGAATGGCGATCCCGTCGGCAACGGTGGATTACCGGTCGCATTTGAACCAACTTTTTCGAACATTCAACAAAATGTGTTTAGTGCAATTTGCATCGAGTGTCATTCCGGCGTTGCGGCGCCGGAGGGTCTAAGATTGGATGCGCAAAACTCCTACAGTCACCTTGTAAACGTTCCGTCACAAGAGCAGTCTGACCTTTTTCGTGTGGAACCGGGCAATCCCAACCGGTCCTACATCATTAGAAAACTGGAAGGAGGTCCGAATATCACAGGAGGGCAGATGCCGCTGGATAGAACTCCGTTGGATCAACAGACCATCAATGCGATCCGGGTCTGGATTGCCCTAGGAGCGCTACAAAATTGAAAATCGCTGTTGTTGCTGGCATCTTCATCGCTTTGAACGCCTCTCTTCTTTTTGCGGAACCTTACATTGCCGTCCGCGAGGGTCTCAAGTGCAGCGCTTGCCATACTAACCTGACCGGTGGCGGAAAGCGCAATCGCATGGGAACAGGTTACGGCGCAATCGACCTTCCCTGGAAACCCGCTGATCTTCAGAGCAATAAGATTCCGCACTACTTTTCTCTTTTTAACGATGTGATTTCATTCGGTGGTGATTTCCGCATCCTTAGCCGCAGCACTTTTTCGGAAGGCCAGTTAGAAGCGAACTCATTTCAGACGGATAAATCGAATCTCTACCTCCAGGCTGATTTGATCCCGAACCGGATTACATTCTATTTGGATGAAACGATTGCTCCAGGAGGAGCCCAAACACGGGAAATTTTTGCCATGCTCCACAACTTACCGGGCCGTGGGTGGATCAAAGCTGGAAAATTTCTTCATCCTTATGGTTTGCGCCTGGAAGACGACAGCACTTTCCTTCGGGAAGTGACAGGATTTAACTTCAATAATCCGGATACGGGATTGGAAATTGGTTTCGAACCAGGATCCCTTTTGTTTGCGGCATCTGTTACCAACGGCACTTCTTCCATATTGGACAACGATACTTCTAAACAATTAGTAAGCACGCTCGGCTACGTGGGAGATCATTTCCGGGCCGGCGTCTCCGCTTCTTATAACAAAGCGGGGGACGACATCAGAAAAGCAGCTGGAATCTGGACCGGACTTCGCCTGAAGAGACTGGTCTTTTTGGGCGAAGCAGATTTGGTGCATGAGGAAGCGGGAGACGACACTCGAGACCAGGTGGTGACTTATGCAGAGCTGGACTATGAAATAGTGGACGGATGGAACGTGAAACTCGCTTACGAATACTTCGACCCAAATCAGGACATTGATGAGAACGAAAGGGATCGTGTGATCATCGGCGTCGAGCCATTCCTGACCTCCTTCGTCCAGGTTCAGTTATTCTACAGGTTCAATCAGAGCATTCCTCAAAACATTCCACAAAATGCTGATGAGCTAGTTCTACGTCTTCATATCTACTTCTAATTGTTACACACTTTTAACACCCCTCTATTTGCGCTACAATTCTGTTTCAATCGAGGTAAAGCCAATGGGAAGAGTGTTTTTTGTTCTAGTATTGTTCTTAGTTTGGGCATTGCCAGCGCAAGCCTGGCATACGAATACGCATTATCAGATGACGAAAGATGCCATCTCGTTGATGCCGCCTGAATTGCAGAAGATTCTCGTTTCGAACAAGAAATTTGTTGAAGCCGGAATCAAAGATCCCGATGAAATGATTCGTGATTGGCAGAATCACTATTACATTCCCAGTGAACCTCCGGAAGGTGGGGGCATTGATCGCGTTGAAAAGATCATTAAGATTGTGCAAACAAAATTGCAGGGGGGCAATCAACTGGATGTGGGCAAACAGCTTTGCTATCTTGCCCATTACATTGCAGATCTATGGAATCCGGAAAAACTAATTAAAGGTGACGTGGCGCAGAATCTGGATTTCGTCCAAAATGAAAACATCGTGGTTCTCTTTGAGGGGTACGAAGGACCAATTGAGAATTACAGAGAATATTTTGTGACGCGCTCTCAGTGGCGCTGGCGGCTGGAGAACACGCCGGAAGTTTCGCGAATTCTTTACAGCGAAGCTGTCAATGACATTGCGCGGATCTGGTTATCTTTATGGCAGCAAAGCGGCAAAACAACTGAGCCTGTTGCAGCGGGTGTGATCGAGCATAAGAAAGGGGCGCTCACAATCAATTTTGCGCGATTATTGGTCGAAGAAGAATACACGTGGGAAGCAGCTCGTGCCGAACAGGATTGGAAGGATGGTTACGTTGCTCACTACAAGGAAGTGGACCGTTTGAAATCCAACGTTGATCCCAATCCTAGAGATGGTCTTGCAAGAGCCGAGATCCGGAATCAGGAACAGTGGATGAACCGCGTAAGTCCAACTGCTCCTTTTAAGATGCTTGAAACATCGTTAAAAACAGTGGGGGACAAAACGTATCTGGTGGCGAGGTTTCGAAACAAATCGGAAAAGGATATACCAAGCATTGCATTCATGTATCCGGGCGTAAAAGGACCTGCAGCCCTCGTGACAAATGTTCGGGCAGGGGAAGTCATCAAAATTCAGGCAGCTTTGCCGCCCAATGCGCAACGCGAAAAGATTCAGATGATCTTTTCGAGCCCTGAAGAGGAAGCAAAGCAGTAGTAATCGTGGATCGTAATCGTAATCGTGAATCTTAATCTTAATCGTAATTCACGATTTAGGATCATGACTTATGATCATGATTACGATCACGGTCATGATTACGATCCACGATTATTGCGCTAATCCTTCTTTTCTTCCGCTTCGCCGGTCATCGGGACAAAACGTACTGGGATAATCTTTTCTTGATTCACACCCTTTTCTGTTTTCGTAAGGACCGCCAGATCCTGATAGAAATCTCCCAGCGGAATCACGAGCCTTCCCCCCATCTTCAGTTGATCGACGAGTGGTTGAGGCACGTGATCCGGCGCTGCCGTCACCAGAATTGCATCGAAGGGAGCTTCCTCAGGCCAACCCTGATAACCATCACCGACACGCACATGGACGTTCTCGTAGCCGAGCGTTTTTAGCTTCTCTTTCGCCTGGTTGCCCAGACTGGGAATGATCTCAATCGTGAAAACTTCCTTCGCAAGAACAGCAAGCACTGCCGCCTGATATCCGGATCCTGTTCCAACCTCTAATACTTTCGAAGCAGGTTGAACTTTTGCAAGTTCCGTCATCAACGCCACGATGTAAGGCTGAGATATTGTCTGCCCTTCTCCAATCGATAGAGGAGTGTCATCATAGGCAGCTATTTCCAAACCTTGAGGAACGAAATGGTGTCTCTCAACGCGGATCAACGCATCCAGAACTCTCGGGTCTTTCACGCCGCGGGCACGGATTTGCTTTTCCACCATTTGTTTGCGCAAATCTGCGAGCTTCTTCTCCGTATCCATCGGCTCTGCTCCGTCCTGACACGCAAGACAGAATACAAAAAGGACCGTCAACCGCAGTAACGACTTTACCATGGCATCTCTAAGCAAGGTTAACGTCTGAATTTTGACGTGTCAAACTTTGCGCAACAACGCGCTTTGCGTTAAAATCCTTTTTTACCGCAAGAGGACGCTGAGAGCGCAGAGTTAAGAGAAGGATTTCTTTTCTCTGCGCTCTCAGCATTCTCCGCGGGTGAATATCTTGGTGAATATCTTTATGGTAACGTCACGTTTTTGTTACAGGCACTCCTCACAGATCGCGAAGCGAAAGTGCTTTCAATGCAACGGACTGATCTGTCAGAGTTGTCAGGTAAAAATTGACCATCATCTGTTTTGCGGAAATGCATGTTATGAGGCATATATAAATGCGCTTAACGGAAAGGGCAGAAGCGCTTACAGACATTTCGCGATGTATGCGACGCTGATCCTGCTGCTCAGTGGATTCGTTTACTTTGCACTACTTGCGGACGCGTTCTACAGCGGAGGCGATCTGCAAGTAAAACCGAATCTCACACAAATTGCACCCTCCCTGCCCGTGGATATGCAGGAGAAACCAACGGAAGAAATCATGATCAGCAGGCCGTTAAATGGAACGAAGTGCCTTTCGCAGACCATACAGGTCGAAGGGCGCGCGCCGAGTAATTCTGTGGTGGCGATTTATCTCAACGGTACTTTGATAGATAACACCGTTGCCCGCGAAGGACACTATCGTTTCGCGCAGGTGCCTTTAACCAAGCATGCCAACGTTCTCCAAACACGCTTTTATGCAAATAACGGTTCCTCCGATTCGTCATCGGCAATCATGATTTTTAATCAGGATTCCAAGCGCGCACCGGCAGAGAATTCCCCATTCTTTCAGAATTCTTCCGATAATATTTCGCGTGGCAATTTGGACCGGCGGGAGCTTGTGATGACTTTCGAGGGAGGCTTCGAAGCCAATTCCTGCGCGGCCATCCTCAAAACCCTGGAGGAAACAAAGATTCACAGCACTGTATTCTTAACCGGGGAATTTATCGAGAAGTACCCGGACTTTACGCGAGAGCTCGCCCAGAAACACGAAGCGGGAATTCAGGTAACCGCCCCCACTTCGATAAACAGAGGGGAATTGCAAAATCAGTTGCGCAAAACCGAGGAAATATTTCATGCCGTTACGGGAAAACGAATGGCGCGCCTCTGGCGCGCTCCGTCCGGCGAACACAACGTTGAATTCCGAAAGTGGGCTGCGGAATTGGGATTCGTTCACGTTGCATGGACCGCAAACGCCGCGACGAATCAAAACATGGATGGCCTGGATTGGGTGACCAATGCAGATTTTCCTGGTTATTTCCCTGCCCTCTTGATCAAAGATCGACTGGTGAGTTTTGGTCAGAATGAAGTGGAACAGGCAAATGGCGCGATCATCCGCATGCAGCTGGGAAGTAAGCGCGCGTCCGGAGACCTGCTCGATCAGTGGCTGCCGGAAATTATCAAGACATTTCGTCAAAGGGGTTATCGTTTCGTAACCGCAAGTGAACTGATTGATGCAAACGCGCCATGATAGGAATCGCCGATCCTCAACAGATAACGCTGCAACCGGACCAGCGGTTTTATTGCACCTGGCCATGGGAAACGGTTGTGTTGATGTCTGATGGAACCATCGTTTGCGGTTGTGCCGATCCTTTTAAAAAGCGACCCGCAGGCAATGCCGCAATCCAGAGTATTGCCGAAATATGGAATGGTCGCGTATTTCAAGAACTCCGCAGAGGCTTTCATACCAACAACCCGCACCTTTGCACACATTGCAATTTGATTCAGGTCGTGCCGAAATCAGGGCCGAAACCGCCAGACGAAGTAAATCTCTCTTACCTCCCGCGGCGGTTGTTCGTTGAACCGTGCATTTCCTGTAATCTTTCCTGCTACGAAGCCTGCTGCAATCACGAAAACGGGATCCATTTCACGCGGCATAATCGATTGCTGGATTACAAAGTGTATACAAGAGTCATCGACGAAATTGGCTCCAACCTTTTTCGTATCGATTTTTTTAATTACGGTGAAAGTTTTATTCATCCTAAAGCGATCGACATGATTGCTTATGCCAAAACACGCCATCCACAAATCTATCTTTTCTGCAGCACCAATGGCCTTCTCTTGAACACTGAAGAAAAACTTCAGCGGCTGGTTCGTTCAGGAATCGATGAAATCACTTTTTCTGTGGATGGAGCGCGCCAGGAGAGCTATCAAAAATACAGAAGGGGTGGCGATTTCGAAAAAGTTTTGCGGATCATGAAGCGGCTCGTAGAAGTCAAAAAAGAGCAACAGAGTGAAACTCCCTTCATCAACTGGCGATATATTTTGTTTCGCTGGAATGACAGCGATGAGGAGATGAATCTCGCGCGCAGTCTTGCCGCGGAGATCGATATCGACAAACTTTGCTGGGAAATAACAGATCATCCGGAAAACAGCGCATCGGAGCGTTTTGTGGCCGGACGCCCGGAATACGAAAATATTCGTCACGAAATCTGGAGCGCGCTGGGAAATGCTATGCCACAGAAAACATTGCATGCTACTATTAAACCGAAAGGCCGTTTGTGGCGGGCCAAAACAGGCGAGCCTTTTTATTGTGCTGCGGAAGTTCAGAATACCGGAGGCGCCGTTTGGAAAAATACTTCCCAGAAAAACCGGAGACATATCACGCTGGGAATTCAGCTGCTGGACGCTGACAAAAGATTGCTGAATCGCGATTTTGCGCGTCTTTTTCTTCCGGAGCCTCTTGCAGCAAATGAAAGCGCCGTCTTTGACATTCGCGCAAAAGCGCCGGAAAATAAAGGCAGCTACTGGTTGAAGCTCGACATGGTGTGCGAAGGCATCGAGTGGTTTGAAAGCTGCGGAAGCACGCCAGCCTATTTGGAACTTCAGGTCCACTGATCTCTTCCATCATTTGCCAAAAGATTCACCGCAGAGAGCGCTGAGAGCGCAGAGTTAGGAATAAGTTTTTTGATTCCTTCTCAGCGTTCTCTGCGTACTCTGCGGTGAGATAGGAGGCAAAAGATGGAGATTTACCTGCTGAAAGAACCCCGCGCAAATTACCCCGAGCGCCAGAAAGTGCTCGAACGCCTGCTGCACTGTATCTGGTCCGAACAGCTTTTTAGAAAAACATTGAATGTAGAAGGCCAGACCCTGTTAATTTCTTCGCCCGGCTGGTGGAACCTGGAGGCCGGACCGGACTTCCGTAACGCCGAAATGTTTCTCAACGGTCAACGGTTGTGCGGCGATGTGGAAATACACCTGAATAGCGAAGACTGGTACCATCACGGCCATCATCACGATGCCCGGTACAACGGCGTTGTTATGCATGTCGTACTATACAAATCGCAAAGACTATGCACGAAACAAAACGGAGAATCCGTTCTTCAGCTGGAAATGAAAGATTCTTTGCTGGAAGAGCTGCGGCTGCTGCAACAGAAGATTCCCATCTATCAATTCCCCTTCGGGCCGGAGGTAAATGTCCGCCTTTGCAGAAAATTCCTGGAAGAGCAGGAGGAAGAATCCCTGCTCAGGATTCTCGACTCTGCGGGCGATCTACGGATGAGGCGGAAGAAGGAGGACTTTCTTCAGCGCATCCAGAGCGGCGGTTTCCTTCAAACGTTCTACGAAGGAATCATGGAAGGAATGGGTTACAAACAATCGCGTTACGCATTTCGGGAGCTTGCCAGGCGTGTTCCCCTGGAGGATTTGATTCAATACGACCAATCCACGCGCAGGGGAATCGATTCGATGGCTGCAGTATTACTGGGAACCGCGGGACTTTTGCAGGACATTTCGCAGACAGAATTCGATGCGGAAACCAACCATTACATGGAAGAGATCCGGCGTTACTGGAAGCGCGCGGAATCCCGATTTCTGGAAAAGCGACTGGTCGGTTTCTGCTGGTATCCTTCCAGCACCCGACCTGCAAATTTTCCTGCGCGGCGTCTTACTGCCATTGCCGCTTTCTTTCACTACTTCGGACGTTCCCTCCTCTCACTTCTGTTGCAACCTTTGCAACCTCAAAGTGACCCGCCTAAGGCGCGACAGATTCTTCAAAGCTGGCTGGAGCTTTTTTCAAAACCGATTCACATTTACTGGTCCTATCATTTTCAATTTGACGGGAACAAGTTTTCCGCGCCCAAACGATTGATTGGAAAGGAGCGAAGCAAAATCCTTGTTGTGAATGTTGTGCTTCCCTGCCTGCTTGCGTTGTCCGAAATGAACGGCGACAACAGACTCGAAGCGCTTTTGCATCAAATTTATCGTCATCATCCGCTTCTCTGCGAAAACAGCATCACGCGCTTGATGAAGCACAGGTTGTTTGGAGTTACGGATCGCGCAAAGACCTTGATCCGGACAGCCCACCGCCAACAAGCTTTACATCACTTCTTTTACGATTTCTGCGACAACCGTGAATCTTCCTGCAGCCGTTGCGAACTTGCCCACGAAGTGCCCATCCAAGAGGAATAAGATTGTAGCAAAGTAGCGCGGGGGTCTCGCCTGCAAGCTCACGCAGACGAGGACGTCCGCGCTACTTCGTTAAATCAGCCTGAATTTGGAGCGGATGCCGCGTTCGTGACAGGCGGCGCAATTGCCGTGAATCCTTCTGCGGCGGCGGATTTGAATTCCGCATCGGGAACAGGCGTACGTATAGCGGAAGTCCCGGCGCAACGAATGAGTCCGCTTAACAAGATCCGGAAAATGGCGCTGCACATCTCCTTCGAGGCCGATTCGCTTCAATTCCTGCCGGAATCTTTTTCCGTGCCCTGCATAGCGAATGTGAATCATTTCGTGACTGAGCAGGGCAAGAATTTCATCCATGGGACGATCTTTAAAAATGCTGCTGATGCGAATCAGTTGCCTTCCACGATAGCAGGCGCCCCAGGTTGTAATCATTCGATTGGACCATTCGCATCGAAAATAAGGCAGACGGCCTTGCCAATATTTTCTATTCAAAAACTCAAAGAGACGGCGGAGATCGTAATTGCTCGCTTGCAGAGTTTGCGGCGCAAAAAGCTCGAGTTGTTGCACGTTACCAGATGAGTGAATCAGAGAGTTCATGGAGCCGGATTTGTCCGCTCTGCAGCCGCAAGTTGGAATATTTTGCCAGCATATTTTGTAGATTCATGATCTGTGTTTCTGTCAGGCGGAAAACTCCCATCGGTCCATACATTTGATGAAATCGCTGTTCATCGTAAACCACGTAACGAATCCCCTGTCTGCGAATGCGCCGGAAAAGTTCCTCAGGGCTGGTGGCCTTGCGAAGGTCATCCAGCACTGCAGTGGAATCATAGCGACTTCCAACAATCACAGGCTGCTTGTAATAAGCAACTCTGTTCTCGCCGAGCAATAGAATATCACCGCGAACCGATTCGTCAGCATTCAGTTTCATTACAATCGGATAGTAATCCAGGTGAGCTGTCAAAAACTCTTTCTGGGTTTGCAAAGGTGAAATGAGAAATGAAGATGAGGGATCTGCTCCCTTAAAAAACTGAAGGAGTGGAACGGCCGTTGCGATCACGCAAGCTGCCCAAACCATCCAAATCTGTTTTGGCCAGCGGATGTACAGATATCGAAAAGCAAAATAGCAAACCGGAAACAAAACGAGATAAACACCAAGAAATTGCGGGAAATTCTTGTAGACAAAAAACCAGGTGATGTAACAGGCAAGACCATAAAACAACAGGTGGTTCACAACTCGCAGCTTTCGGGAAAAAGGATAGACCCCGACAGATAGAAGCAGGACCAACCCGATCCCTTGCGGATCAAACACCAGAGCAACGAATCGAGATAGAGCATTCATGAGGCCCCCGCCCGGGCTCATGACTTCGCTTACAAAATAAACGGATTGAGCGGGAGTCCAACTGCCCTCCCCAAAAATTCCGGATAGCGCCGGATAAAATGGATCTTTGTATTGCATTCCGTTTCGAACCGGAACCGCGAGCCAGAAGAGAAATGTCGTTGCAACGATGAGCCCAAATGCTTTCCAATTCTCCCTGGTAAATTTCCATCCGGACAAGCCGAACCATAACAGCGCGATCCAGGGTATGTAAAAAAATGCGGCATATTTGGTCCAGAGCGCAAAAGCCAGAAGCAACCCGATGTTCCAGATTTTTAGCGTTGTCATCGAGTCATATTCCTTGATCAGAGAAGCGATCGCTGCGCAAAAAAACAGCGCCATCAAAAGATCATGTGTCTGCTGATGAAATACTGCAAAAACAACTGGCGCCAGCAACATAGGAATGACCAGCAATTCCATTCGTGTCATGAACATCAAATCCGTTTGATAATCGTGATCCTTGCCATTTCCGCCCGCGAAAACCGGTTCTGTAATGAACCAGCGCAAAAGAGAAACTATGATAGAAATGATTTGAAAATAAAGCAGCAGAGTGAATACTTTCACGCCAATATCAACACCAACTGCGGAAAACAGAAGGGTCAGTGCAGATCCAAAGGGAGGAAGAGAGGAATAGAGGTTCTCAGGCAAAGTGAGGATTTTGCCGATTGCCAGGTAGTGATGCGGAAGTCCCAGATAATATTCGAGAGTGATAGGATTCAAAGAAGGTGAAAAGCTGGACCAGAATCCAAGAAGGATCAAAGGTGTTGCCCAAAAATAATTCCTGTTGATCCGGTAAGCAAGAACCGGCAATTCGAAAGCAGAGAGAAGTGCCAGACAACCCCAAATCACATAA harbors:
- a CDS encoding protein-L-isoaspartate(D-aspartate) O-methyltransferase codes for the protein MVKSLLRLTVLFVFCLACQDGAEPMDTEKKLADLRKQMVEKQIRARGVKDPRVLDALIRVERHHFVPQGLEIAAYDDTPLSIGEGQTISQPYIVALMTELAKVQPASKVLEVGTGSGYQAAVLAVLAKEVFTIEIIPSLGNQAKEKLKTLGYENVHVRVGDGYQGWPEEAPFDAILVTAAPDHVPQPLVDQLKMGGRLVIPLGDFYQDLAVLTKTEKGVNQEKIIPVRFVPMTGEAEEKKD
- a CDS encoding radical SAM protein, which codes for MIGIADPQQITLQPDQRFYCTWPWETVVLMSDGTIVCGCADPFKKRPAGNAAIQSIAEIWNGRVFQELRRGFHTNNPHLCTHCNLIQVVPKSGPKPPDEVNLSYLPRRLFVEPCISCNLSCYEACCNHENGIHFTRHNRLLDYKVYTRVIDEIGSNLFRIDFFNYGESFIHPKAIDMIAYAKTRHPQIYLFCSTNGLLLNTEEKLQRLVRSGIDEITFSVDGARQESYQKYRRGGDFEKVLRIMKRLVEVKKEQQSETPFINWRYILFRWNDSDEEMNLARSLAAEIDIDKLCWEITDHPENSASERFVAGRPEYENIRHEIWSALGNAMPQKTLHATIKPKGRLWRAKTGEPFYCAAEVQNTGGAVWKNTSQKNRRHITLGIQLLDADKRLLNRDFARLFLPEPLAANESAVFDIRAKAPENKGSYWLKLDMVCEGIEWFESCGSTPAYLELQVH
- a CDS encoding DUF2851 family protein, whose amino-acid sequence is MEIYLLKEPRANYPERQKVLERLLHCIWSEQLFRKTLNVEGQTLLISSPGWWNLEAGPDFRNAEMFLNGQRLCGDVEIHLNSEDWYHHGHHHDARYNGVVMHVVLYKSQRLCTKQNGESVLQLEMKDSLLEELRLLQQKIPIYQFPFGPEVNVRLCRKFLEEQEEESLLRILDSAGDLRMRRKKEDFLQRIQSGGFLQTFYEGIMEGMGYKQSRYAFRELARRVPLEDLIQYDQSTRRGIDSMAAVLLGTAGLLQDISQTEFDAETNHYMEEIRRYWKRAESRFLEKRLVGFCWYPSSTRPANFPARRLTAIAAFFHYFGRSLLSLLLQPLQPQSDPPKARQILQSWLELFSKPIHIYWSYHFQFDGNKFSAPKRLIGKERSKILVVNVVLPCLLALSEMNGDNRLEALLHQIYRHHPLLCENSITRLMKHRLFGVTDRAKTLIRTAHRQQALHHFFYDFCDNRESSCSRCELAHEVPIQEE
- a CDS encoding SprT-like domain-containing protein → MNSLIHSSGNVQQLELFAPQTLQASNYDLRRLFEFLNRKYWQGRLPYFRCEWSNRMITTWGACYRGRQLIRISSIFKDRPMDEILALLSHEMIHIRYAGHGKRFRQELKRIGLEGDVQRHFPDLVKRTHSLRRDFRYTYACSRCGIQIRRRRRIHGNCAACHERGIRSKFRLI
- a CDS encoding polysaccharide deacetylase family protein; the encoded protein is MYATLILLLSGFVYFALLADAFYSGGDLQVKPNLTQIAPSLPVDMQEKPTEEIMISRPLNGTKCLSQTIQVEGRAPSNSVVAIYLNGTLIDNTVAREGHYRFAQVPLTKHANVLQTRFYANNGSSDSSSAIMIFNQDSKRAPAENSPFFQNSSDNISRGNLDRRELVMTFEGGFEANSCAAILKTLEETKIHSTVFLTGEFIEKYPDFTRELAQKHEAGIQVTAPTSINRGELQNQLRKTEEIFHAVTGKRMARLWRAPSGEHNVEFRKWAAELGFVHVAWTANAATNQNMDGLDWVTNADFPGYFPALLIKDRLVSFGQNEVEQANGAIIRMQLGSKRASGDLLDQWLPEIIKTFRQRGYRFVTASELIDANAP